Sequence from the Fictibacillus arsenicus genome:
GGTATATATTTGGTTTTGGTGCTTTCTTTGCATCAATTCTTATTTCATATTTCTTTATTAAAGGAAAAACAGGACAGAAATTCTCATGGAAACTTTTGTTGATAGCGATCTTGTTTTCAGCCATTTTTATTGCTTTTGCACTTTTAAAAAAGTTTAGCTGATGAAGTCTGATCATTCATTAAAGGTTTTAATTCTGCTATGTATAGGAATAACCCTGCTTGGTGTTATTTTCTCAAATGAAGCAGTTGTTTCTTATTTTAATAACAATCCAATTCTTAATTATTTTTTAATAGGGGTTGTTTTATTAGCAGGTGTTTTTGGAGCAGTAATTTTTGTTATGGGTAGAACGGGGCAAAAGTTTTCTCTAAACATTTTTGTAATCGGGTTAGTGCTAGCCATGATTTTTATTGCTTTTGGTTTAATGAAGAAATTTATTTAAGAATAAAGGTATTGAAATGAGCGAGAATAAATCTTTGTTACTTATAACTGTTATGGCTATGGTTGGTATTATCTTAGTGGTTTTGAAATTACATAATTTTTTTGAAGGTACTCAATCTTTAGTTTTTGTAATAGGAATCATACTTAGTGTAATTCTATCAATTACCTTTGTTATGGGACGAACAGGTAAACCCTTTTCGATTAAGCTTCTTATAGTAGCTGTATTTGTTTCAGCAGTTTTTTTAGGGTTTGGCATATTAAAGAAGATTTTGTAGTTTAGAGTGAAGATATTTATGATTTCATATCTTAGATTGATTAATAACCATATAAGGAGATTGGACATGAAAACGTTGCTGAAAAGCAAGCTCGCTTTAAAAATATCTCTTCTATGCTTAATTGCTGTGCTTTCTGCTTGTTCTGATTCTGAATCGGCTTCTACCAAAGAAAAAGAAGTGAAGAAGGCAGAAGTGGAAAAAGAAAAAATACCAGAAGCTGCAGATGATGTGGAAGATATGATCAATGAAGGACCAGGCTTCGCACTTGAAAAAGAGGACGAAGAGATAAAGAAACAGCTAGAAAAATATCCTAATAAGTTAAAAGGTGAAGAAGCATATAATCTAGCTGTTTTTCTTGGGGCTGCTGAATACCAGAAAGTCTTTAAGCTTTATGATGATTACAATCCTGGTTTTAATGATGTTGAAGGTGCACCTGGCAGTGATGCTAAACCGAGAAATTTAGTACTCCTTCTAGATTCAAGCGGAAGCATGAATGGAAAAGTAGATGGCGGCGTTAAGATGGATTTGGCTAAACAGGCCATCTCTAATTTTGCTTCAAAAGCGAATAAAGAAGATCGTGTCATGCTAAGGGTATATGGACATAAAGGAACAAGCAAAGATAGCGATAAAAAGGTTTCCTGCGAGAGTCATGAAGTGGTTTATCCATTATCTGAATATGATCAAGCAGCATTCTCTGAATCTCTCAATACATTTAAGCCAGCAGGATGGACACCGATTGCTGGATCTATTCAACAGGTTGAAAAAGATTTAGCTGGTCAGGCGAATCCTGAGACTGAGACGATCGTATACATAATCAGTGATGGTGTGGAAACATGTGATGGAGATCCTGTGGAAGCGGCACGCGCGCTGCACAATTCTTCATTAAAAGCTCAAGTCAATATCATCGGTTTTGACGTTGATGACAAAGGACAACAGCAATTGAAAGCCACTGCAGAAGCAGGCGGCGGTGAGTACAAAACCGTTCGTAATGCGAGCGAGCTAAACAGCATCTTCAAAACATTAATGGAACAAGCATGGGAAGGTATTAAAAAAGATCAGTGGGCAGCGAACTCTGGTACACAAGTAAACTATGCGTATGTAGACAAGCTAGAGGTGCTTAACGAACTGAAATTTAGAGTATCCGATGTTGTTTCCACAGAGGCAATGGGTCTCAATAATATGATAGGTGCCATGGAACAAGAGAAAATGATTACTTTAGAAGAAGCAGAGAAAGCAAGAGCTAAAGTAAAAGAAAGAGAAGAAAAGATAAAAAAATATAACGAGGAAAAGTTTGAAGAACTGAAAAAGCAAACAGATGAAGAGAAAGATAGAGTCTTTAAACTGATTAATGAAGCATCACAAAATTAGAACGTACAACTAGAGATGGCCACCCCATCTCTTTCTTTTTGAATACGTTTAGAGGAGATTAACAAAATGAAAACTAAACTTATGAGTATGGTTCTTTCACTTTTTGTAGCTGCCCTGACCGCCTGCAGCGCAGATCAAGATGCTTCTAATCAACCCGAAAAAGAAAAAAAGGACAAATACACCGCACTTGCTGAAGAAGCTAACAAAGATGAAAAGTTAGAGAAGCTTGAGTTGCTTCCTTATGCGGAAGAGGTTGAAGCTTCTTTATCAAGCCCGAAATATAAAGAGTTTACGACGAACTCTAGTGTTTTAGTCAAA
This genomic interval carries:
- a CDS encoding vWA domain-containing protein; this encodes MKTLLKSKLALKISLLCLIAVLSACSDSESASTKEKEVKKAEVEKEKIPEAADDVEDMINEGPGFALEKEDEEIKKQLEKYPNKLKGEEAYNLAVFLGAAEYQKVFKLYDDYNPGFNDVEGAPGSDAKPRNLVLLLDSSGSMNGKVDGGVKMDLAKQAISNFASKANKEDRVMLRVYGHKGTSKDSDKKVSCESHEVVYPLSEYDQAAFSESLNTFKPAGWTPIAGSIQQVEKDLAGQANPETETIVYIISDGVETCDGDPVEAARALHNSSLKAQVNIIGFDVDDKGQQQLKATAEAGGGEYKTVRNASELNSIFKTLMEQAWEGIKKDQWAANSGTQVNYAYVDKLEVLNELKFRVSDVVSTEAMGLNNMIGAMEQEKMITLEEAEKARAKVKEREEKIKKYNEEKFEELKKQTDEEKDRVFKLINEASQN